CTGGGTGATGTTGGATAGCGCGCTGTTTGACAGGGTGCGCACGGCTGCTGAAGCGCATATAGCCGCAGCCTACGAATGGCAGCGGCAGCAGGAGGCCGCGCTGGCATCTGTACCGGATGAAGGGCAGACTGCGGCAGACTGCTGACCTGCCTGCGTGCGTGGCTGTGACGGGCTTTTTTGCCGGCAGAAGATACCGGCGAAGACACCGGCGGTGATACGGGGAGCCCGTGCACAGGCATTGCGGCATACGCCTGCCCGGCCGGTTATGGCAGGCGGCAGCAGCCGGAAAAGCTGATCCTGAACCGCGGGGCATTACGCCCTGCGGTTCAGTTGTCTCTGTATTCCGTGCTTACGTCCACCTGTCCGCTGACTTTTACCGTTTGCTGATCTGCTCTGTCAGGATTATGCGCGCAGCCGGCAGCCAGCACGGCTGTCAGTATCAGGGATAATAAAAAAAGAGTGTGTTGTGCGGCTTTCATGGCTGTTGCTCCGTTGTTTTTCTGCCGGTGTGCTGTCTTTACTGTGTGGCTGTGCAGGCGCGGCGCAGCGTTGCTACCGGTTCCGCTATGCCTCAGAGTGCTGCCGCATGCAAGTGCAGGTGCGGGGTCGCATGATGGGGGCGCCGTTTTTTATACAAGCATAGACAGCTTTTATGATGGCATTTCGGCCTTGCGTTGTGTAAAATCTGCAGTACGGTTTTTTGCCTGCGATGCGGTGGTGCATATATGCGCCGCCTTTGCGCACCGCGGGTTATCTATGTGTTTCAGGGCCCGTATGGCCGGTTCGGTACCGCGGCACCCTGATGCGGCTTTGTGTGCGCCCGGCATGCTGCTGATGTATTGTCTGACATGCTGCCGGTCAGATACCGCGGTTACCCTTGGGGAATGTAAACTGTGACTGACAATAATCAAGACCTTGTACAAGAGCACGAAGGGCTGGCAGGGCTGCCTGTTGAGCAGCCGCCTCCGCCGTCGTTCATACGCATCTTCTGGCTGCCCGTAATATTGTATGCCGGATTTGTGCTTCTTTTTGTTTATTGGGCCGGTGCCGAAGCGGAAAAAGAAGCTCTTGCCGACCTTGATGCCCGTCTGCGGGTGGCGGCCGTGGCGTTGCCGGGCATGCTTGCCTCAGATTTTCATGACCGGGCTATAGCCCCAGGTTCTGTGGGGATTGATGAAGAGCTGAAGAACCGCGAGCGCTTTAACAGGTATGCCGCGGAAGCAGGGATGATATACGTCTACACGCTTGTCCAGTTCCGCGACGGGTTCTGTTTTTCGTCGCCCACTGTGACAGTGGAAGAAGCGCAGGAACGCCGTTCGTGGTTTTTCTACCCGTACGAAAATCCGCCTCCGGCGTTTATGAAAGCCCTGCAGACCAACACGGCGCAGTATGTTTCGTATGCCGACGAATGGGGCCGCTTCCGCTCTGTTGCGGTGCCTATGACATCTCCTTCGGGACGGCGGTACCTTGCCTGTGCCGATATCCAGCTGCAAGAGGTGCACGAGGAAATCCGCCAGCGGCAGCAGTTCGCTTTGCTGGCGTCGCTCGGCTTCATGCTGCTGGGAGTGCCTTTTCTGCTTGCCGGGCGGCAGGCTGTGGCAATCTATGCCCGGTATTCGTTGGGAATTCTGAGCAGAAATATGAAACTGAAGCGTCTGGCGGAGCATGACAGCCTGACAGGACTGCTTAACAGAGTGTCTTTTTTCCGTGTGGTGGATCAGCGTATTCTTATGATGCGTCAGGTCGGCGCGCAGGGGGCGCTGCTGATGATAGATATTGATGACTTCAAGGAGATCAACAGCAGGCACGGGCATCTTTTCGGTGATGAGGTGCTGCTGGGAGTCAGCCATATCTTGCGTCAGACCGCCCGCAAACAGGATACTGCGGGGCGGTACGGCGGCGAGGAGCTTATGCTGTTTCTGCCCGATGCCAGCGCGGATGCCGCCCGTTCTGTGGCGGAGAGGCTGTGCGCACAGGTGGGCGAGATGCCGTTCACATTTCAGGGACGCACCATCCGGTGCACCGTCAGCATAGGTGTGGCGCATTTTACCGCGCCTTCCGATATGGCCATGGGCTATGCAGAAGTGGCGGACAATGCCCTGCGGCAGGCCAAACGGCATGGAAAAAACAACGTTGTGGTGCTCGGGGCCTGATGTCCGCAAGTGCCGTATGTCTCCCCCGCACGGCAGCATACGCCGTGCGGGGGCTTTTTTAATATCGCACTGTCAGACTACGACTGCGTAAGCTTGTTCCAGTCGGCAAGAAATGCATCAAGGCCGGAATCTGTGAGCGGGTGATGCATAAGCTGTCTGAGCACCGTGTAGGGCACTGTGACCACATCCGCCCCCACCAGCGCGCTGTCCAGCACGTGCTGGGCGTGGCGTATGCTGGCGGCCAGTATTTTTGTTTCGTAGCCGTAGTTGTCAAAAATGGTGCGTATCTGGCTGACAATCTCCATACCTTCATGCCCTATGCCGTCCAGCCTGCCCAGAAAAGGGCTGACATAGGTTGCTCCGGCTTTGGCGGCCAGAAGTGCCTGCATGGCCGAAAAAACCAGCGTCACATTGGTTTTTATGCCTTTGCCGGTCAGAGTGCGGGTGGCGATAAGGCCTTCGGCGGTCATGGGCACCTTGATGACCACATTATCGCCGTAACGCACCAGTTCTTCCGCTTCGCGCAGCATGCCTTCAGCATCCGGACTGATTACCTCCAGACTGACAGGGCCGTCGACCTCGTCGCAGATCTGCTGCATGCGTTTTTTCCAGTCGCCGCCCTGCCGTGAAAGCAGAGTGGGGTTGGTGGTTACTCCGTCAATAAGTCCCTGCTTTCCGGCCAGACGTATTTCGTCCAGATCGGCGGTATCGAGAAAAAATTCCATATACGTCTCCTTGGATACGCTGCGCACCGCATGGTGAAAGGGGCAGCTGTTGTGTCTTATGTTACTGCCAGCGTAGCACGCCGCGCCCCGTATGTCTGCATGGTCAGAGGTGGTATGTGACTTTGCGTGCCGGTGCGGATAATAATAACAGCCGGCCTGCCGGACGGATATACTGGCCATAACGTACCGGAGGTTCCGATGTACAGCGCCGACAGATACCCCGTCCGCAGCCGCCGGAAGTGCTTTTCGTGCGGCATGCAGGGCCATGCATGCAGGCTCCGGACCGTTTGCGTGCGGGCCGTGTGCGCCGTCTGGCTGATTGCTCTGTACGCGGCCGGTGCCGTGGCTGCTCCTGCCGTTGCGGCCGCTGCCGTGGGGGGCGCTCCGGCACGGGCGCTGCTTGTTTCATCTTATCACCCGGGATTCCCGACTTTTTTTGACCAGATAGCGGGCCTGCGTTCTCAGCTTGATGCCGCCGGAGTGCTGCTGGATGTGGAATTTATGGATTCCAAGCGGTTTGCTCCCGAAAAGGTTTCGCCCCTGTTCAAAGACATGCTGAAGCGCAAGCTGGCGGTACTGCCGCCGTATGATATCGTGTTCTGTGCCGATGATAACGCGCTGCAGTTCATGCTTGAGCACGGCAGAGAGCTTTTCCCCCTTACTCCGTGCATTTTTATGGGCATCAACAATGTGGGGCTGGCTGTCTCGCTGCGGCAGGATGAACTGTTTACCGGCGTGGTGGAATCTGTATCCGTGACGCAGACCCTTGCGCTGGTGCGGCAGCTTTTTCCTCAGATGACCGGCGTTGCTGTGCTGGTGGACGGCACTCCCAGCGGACAGGGTGACCTGAAAACCGTTCTGGCTGCGGAACGGGACTTTCCGGAACTCAGCTTTTCGGTGATTTCTCTGCAGGATATGAGCTGGGATGCCTTTGGCGCGGCACTGGAAAAGGTGCCGTCGACCAGCGCTGCACTGCTGCTGTCGGCGTATGTCGATGCCGCCGGCGAACGCAGAACATTTGAGTCATCGTTGGATTTTATAGCTGCCCACCTGCGTGTTCCGCTGCTGCATCTGTGGGAGCACGGCATAGGAGAGGGCGTGCTGGGGGGGCGTGTGGTCAGCCATCACGAACAGGGACGGTTAGCCGGCATGCTGGGGCTGCGGGTGATGCGGGGCGAATCCGCTGCCGTGGTGCCGGTGGTGCGCGGTGATGCGGCTAACAGATATATTTTTGATTTCAGACAGCTGGAAAAATTCGGCGTGCGGCTGTCGCGCCTGCCTGAAGGCAGTGAAATACGGTATCGCAGCAGTACGGTATGGGAGCGTAACCGCTGGGGCATTATCATCGCTGTGCTGGTGGTGCTGCTGCAGGCACTGGTCATACTCATGCTGCATACGAGCAGGCGCCGTCTGCGCGACAGTGAAGAGGAACTGCGCCTGTGGGGTGTGGTGTTCCGCCATGCGGGGTGGGGCATAGCGCTGGGGGTGGGCGATGATGACAGGCTGACTCTTGTGAACCCCAGATATGCCGAGATGCACGGGTATACCGTGGAAGAGATGCAGGGCATGTCGGTGCTGGAGCTGTATCCGCAGCGGGAATGGGCCGCACTGAAAAGCCAGCGTGCGCGTGCGCTGGCAGACGGCCGCGCAGAACAGGAAAGCGTGCACCTGCGTAAGGACGGCAGCAGTTTTCCGGCGTGGGTTGATATTTCCGTCGTACGCGGCAGTTCGGGCGGCGTTACTTACAGAGTGGTGAATGTGCAGGACATATCGGAGCGGGTGCGTACACAGGAACTGCTGGTTGAAACGGAAAAAATGATGTCTGTGGGCGGACTGGCAGCAGGTATGGCGCACGAGATAAATAACCCTCTGGGTATTGTGCTGCAGAGTGTGCAGAACATGCAGCGCCGCCTTGACCCGTCACTGGAAGCCAACGCACGCGAAGCAGCAGCCTGCGGGGTGAATCTGGAAAATGTGCAGACGTACATGGAGCGGCGCAGCATTATGCGCTCGCTCGAGCATATCCGCGAGGCAGGACTGCGTGCGGCCGAGATAGTACGCAACATGCTGGATTTCACCAGACGCAACGATGCCGGACGCAGCACCTGCGACATTGCCGTGCTGCTGGAAAAGGTGCTGATGCTGGGGGCCAGCGACTACGACCTGAGCAAAAAATATGACTTCAGGAATATACGCATAGTAAAGGATATTGAAGCGGACCTGCCCGCCGTACCATGTGTGCGCACAGAGATTGAACAGGTTTTTTTCAATATCATCCGTAATGGTGCCGAAGCCATGAGTGAACACCCCGTGGCAGGCAGGGTGCCCACCCTTGTCATCTGCGCGCGCCGTTCCGGCCGCTGGCTGCTGGTCGCCATACGGGACAACGGGCCGGGCATGTCCGGCGAGGTGCGCAGAAGAGTGTTCGAGCCTTTTTTCACCACCAAGCCGGCAGGCAGAGGTACCGGTCTGGGGCTTTCGGTGTCGTATTTCATCATCACGCGTAACCACGGCGGCAGGATAGAGGTGCACTCGACACCTTACGAAGGCTCCGTCTTTCTGGTGGCCTTGCCTGTTTCGGGGCAGCCCGCCGGGGCGGATGACGCTCCTGATTTTCCCCTTATGGATGAACTGAGCCGCAGGGCGTTGCTCGGTGCGGGCTAGACGGTTATTCTGTCAGCCTTTTCTTGACGGAAAGGGCGACAATACTGTTTACTTGGCCCGTCGCGGCGGACCGCTGCGCTCCGTGTTCTGCGCGGTGCGCAGGCTGTGCGGCCTGATGATTTTTGTGCGGGGATACAGGAGAAAAGTCGGATGGACAAATGGCTCAGAATTTTGCTGGAACTGCTGCCTGTACAGGTTTTTGCGCTGGCATGGCGGTGGGAGGGCAGCAGCGGGCCTGACGGCTGGATGATTCCGTATGCCGCCGGAGCTGTTGCGGCCCTGCTGTGCACCGGTGTGCTGCTGTGGCGGCGCGTGCTGCTGGACAGAATACTGCTGGGGGTCAATCTGGCCATTGCCCTTGCCGGACTGGGCCTTTACTGCGGCACCCCCGGTCTGCCCGGCCTTTTGGGCGACCTGCGCGGCGCCGGTTTTTTTATCATGATTCTGCTTACCGCCGGCGTCACCTATCTTACCCGACCTGCGGCATTGCTGCATCTGGAACGCGGAACGTGGGAACCGTGGGACAGATACATGCTGCTCTGTTCGCTGGGGGCATTTGCGCTCGCCTTCATCACCCGTACCGCCCCACTTGTGAATGCTTTTTTGCTGGCGCTTCTTTTTGTGGCCCGCGGCAGCCTGCAAAGTGCGGCACGGCGCGTCTGACGCGCCTGTATGCCTGCGGGTTGTCCGGTGTCTGAAAGGTGTGCATGTCTTTTGATCAAGCGAGGTTGCCTGCAGGATGAATCAGCTGTTTTCTGCACCGGTTCATGGCCGGTGTCCCCGCTGTGAAGGAACTCCGGAACGCATACCCGACTCCGGCGTACTGTATATTTGCCCGCCCATTATTCCGTCGTGCGAAGCGCTGCGCCGCTATCTGCAGCAGAAGGCAATGCCCTACACAGAGGTGTATCAGGACATTTTCGCCATTCCGTTTGACAGAATGTCGTTGGAGGTTTTTTGCGAAGAGTATCTGGAACATATCGGGTCTCTTGAG
This sequence is a window from Oleidesulfovibrio alaskensis DSM 16109. Protein-coding genes within it:
- a CDS encoding GGDEF domain-containing protein yields the protein MTDNNQDLVQEHEGLAGLPVEQPPPPSFIRIFWLPVILYAGFVLLFVYWAGAEAEKEALADLDARLRVAAVALPGMLASDFHDRAIAPGSVGIDEELKNRERFNRYAAEAGMIYVYTLVQFRDGFCFSSPTVTVEEAQERRSWFFYPYENPPPAFMKALQTNTAQYVSYADEWGRFRSVAVPMTSPSGRRYLACADIQLQEVHEEIRQRQQFALLASLGFMLLGVPFLLAGRQAVAIYARYSLGILSRNMKLKRLAEHDSLTGLLNRVSFFRVVDQRILMMRQVGAQGALLMIDIDDFKEINSRHGHLFGDEVLLGVSHILRQTARKQDTAGRYGGEELMLFLPDASADAARSVAERLCAQVGEMPFTFQGRTIRCTVSIGVAHFTAPSDMAMGYAEVADNALRQAKRHGKNNVVVLGA
- the fsa gene encoding fructose-6-phosphate aldolase, which encodes MEFFLDTADLDEIRLAGKQGLIDGVTTNPTLLSRQGGDWKKRMQQICDEVDGPVSLEVISPDAEGMLREAEELVRYGDNVVIKVPMTAEGLIATRTLTGKGIKTNVTLVFSAMQALLAAKAGATYVSPFLGRLDGIGHEGMEIVSQIRTIFDNYGYETKILAASIRHAQHVLDSALVGADVVTVPYTVLRQLMHHPLTDSGLDAFLADWNKLTQS
- a CDS encoding ATP-binding protein, with translation MRAVCAVWLIALYAAGAVAAPAVAAAAVGGAPARALLVSSYHPGFPTFFDQIAGLRSQLDAAGVLLDVEFMDSKRFAPEKVSPLFKDMLKRKLAVLPPYDIVFCADDNALQFMLEHGRELFPLTPCIFMGINNVGLAVSLRQDELFTGVVESVSVTQTLALVRQLFPQMTGVAVLVDGTPSGQGDLKTVLAAERDFPELSFSVISLQDMSWDAFGAALEKVPSTSAALLLSAYVDAAGERRTFESSLDFIAAHLRVPLLHLWEHGIGEGVLGGRVVSHHEQGRLAGMLGLRVMRGESAAVVPVVRGDAANRYIFDFRQLEKFGVRLSRLPEGSEIRYRSSTVWERNRWGIIIAVLVVLLQALVILMLHTSRRRLRDSEEELRLWGVVFRHAGWGIALGVGDDDRLTLVNPRYAEMHGYTVEEMQGMSVLELYPQREWAALKSQRARALADGRAEQESVHLRKDGSSFPAWVDISVVRGSSGGVTYRVVNVQDISERVRTQELLVETEKMMSVGGLAAGMAHEINNPLGIVLQSVQNMQRRLDPSLEANAREAAACGVNLENVQTYMERRSIMRSLEHIREAGLRAAEIVRNMLDFTRRNDAGRSTCDIAVLLEKVLMLGASDYDLSKKYDFRNIRIVKDIEADLPAVPCVRTEIEQVFFNIIRNGAEAMSEHPVAGRVPTLVICARRSGRWLLVAIRDNGPGMSGEVRRRVFEPFFTTKPAGRGTGLGLSVSYFIITRNHGGRIEVHSTPYEGSVFLVALPVSGQPAGADDAPDFPLMDELSRRALLGAG